The proteins below come from a single Agrobacterium vitis genomic window:
- a CDS encoding branched-chain amino acid ABC transporter substrate-binding protein, which yields MKLHLLASAAFAALLAAAPAAHADITIGLMAPLTGPLAAIGAQIKNGTETAIADINAKGGIKGEKLVLKTADDAGEPKQGVSAANQLVGEGVRFVVGPVTSGVAVPASDVLAENGALMVTPTATAPSLTKRGLPTVLRTCGRDDQQADVAAKYVLAHFKDKKIAILNDKGQYGKGLADAFKAALNADGVKEVFNDSLTAGEKDFSALVTRLKSANVEVLYFGGYHPEAGLLVRQMQDAGLKAVVVAGDGLSNSEYTTVGGDAANGTLFTNAADALKNPDSKVAADALTAKGIPAEAFTLNAYAAVQVIAAGIEKVGSAEDAEAVATAIKSGEPIPTAIGKLTYGETGDLTSQSFSMYKWEGGKTVAAE from the coding sequence ATGAAACTTCATCTTTTGGCGAGCGCTGCCTTTGCCGCCCTTCTCGCCGCTGCCCCCGCAGCCCATGCCGATATTACCATCGGTCTGATGGCGCCGCTGACCGGGCCGTTGGCGGCCATTGGTGCGCAGATCAAGAATGGCACGGAAACCGCAATTGCCGATATCAATGCCAAGGGTGGCATCAAGGGCGAAAAGCTGGTGCTGAAGACCGCTGACGATGCGGGCGAGCCGAAGCAAGGCGTGTCCGCCGCCAACCAGTTGGTTGGCGAAGGCGTGCGTTTCGTCGTCGGCCCGGTGACGTCAGGCGTCGCCGTTCCGGCCTCCGACGTGCTGGCGGAAAACGGCGCGCTGATGGTGACCCCGACCGCGACCGCCCCAAGCCTGACCAAGCGCGGATTGCCGACCGTGCTGCGCACCTGCGGGCGTGACGACCAGCAGGCCGATGTGGCGGCCAAATATGTGCTGGCCCATTTCAAGGACAAGAAAATCGCCATCCTCAATGACAAGGGCCAGTATGGCAAGGGTCTGGCGGATGCCTTCAAGGCCGCGCTGAACGCCGATGGTGTCAAGGAAGTGTTCAACGATTCACTGACCGCAGGCGAAAAGGATTTCAGCGCGCTCGTCACCCGGTTAAAGTCGGCCAATGTCGAAGTGCTGTATTTTGGCGGCTATCATCCAGAAGCAGGACTGCTGGTGCGCCAGATGCAGGATGCCGGGCTGAAAGCCGTGGTGGTGGCGGGCGATGGCCTATCCAACAGCGAATATACCACCGTCGGCGGTGACGCTGCCAATGGCACGCTGTTCACCAATGCTGCCGATGCGCTGAAAAACCCGGATTCCAAGGTTGCCGCCGATGCGCTGACCGCCAAGGGCATTCCGGCGGAAGCCTTCACGCTCAACGCCTACGCCGCCGTGCAGGTCATTGCCGCTGGTATCGAAAAGGTCGGCAGTGCCGAGGATGCCGAGGCCGTCGCCACCGCAATCAAATCCGGCGAACCGATCCCGACCGCCATTGGCAAGCTGACCTATGGCGAAACCGGCGACCTCACCTCGCAGAGCTTCTCCATGTACAAATGGGAAGGCGGCAAGACCGTCGCGGCTGAGTAA